The following are encoded together in the Nitrospinota bacterium genome:
- a CDS encoding alkaline phosphatase — protein sequence MRSFKKFFVSFIVLLCILYTGIFLSIRDLACASEKDRARNIILMIADGMGPGEFALALDYSLLIKGRELEMERAIKEGHLGLILTRPLLNLVSDSAAAATAMSTGKRTVIRRIAKSKEGKDQKTIIEIAKEMGKSTGLVTTTSISHATPAAFGSHTLSRENRLEILDQFLEKGIDVLMGGGIQDWIPEKTRAGDFSKISLKAGAEEFSKREDNKNLIREAEKKGYLFISNEDELIKAPEDVKLLGLFSSSHFLMALDREKSDHTGIPNLALMTEKAIKVLDKNKKGFFLMIEGGRIDHAGHSNDAASVVAEILDFDEAVGVAFQFCKEKKDSLLLVTSDHATGGMGLSYIIRNKGGYDFGSLENLKAISRQDASFEKIWEEFGQKPTTDDIKRVIYKHTKIKISESEAEFIKNPRPLSPFHVTAYKNKKKVYTAHAIGRVLSKRYQASWSTGGHTNIPVMLIGYGINSRKVAGLNENRYIFDIMKEAFGLSVIHP from the coding sequence ATGAGGTCTTTTAAGAAATTTTTTGTAAGCTTTATCGTTTTACTATGCATCTTATATACTGGGATTTTCCTATCCATAAGAGATCTGGCCTGTGCCAGTGAAAAGGATAGGGCGAGAAATATTATTCTTATGATTGCTGATGGTATGGGGCCAGGAGAGTTTGCGCTGGCCCTTGATTATAGCCTGTTGATAAAAGGAAGAGAGCTTGAGATGGAAAGAGCGATAAAAGAAGGGCATCTTGGCCTTATCCTCACAAGACCCCTTTTAAATCTGGTGAGCGATTCTGCTGCTGCAGCTACTGCCATGTCAACAGGAAAGAGAACCGTAATCAGAAGGATTGCAAAGTCAAAAGAAGGAAAGGATCAAAAGACAATCATTGAAATCGCAAAGGAGATGGGAAAGTCTACTGGTCTTGTAACAACAACCAGCATTTCCCATGCCACACCTGCTGCCTTTGGGAGCCATACCCTCTCTCGAGAAAACAGGCTTGAGATACTCGATCAGTTTTTAGAAAAGGGTATCGATGTTCTTATGGGAGGAGGAATTCAAGATTGGATACCAGAGAAAACAAGGGCTGGGGATTTTTCAAAAATATCTCTTAAAGCAGGTGCAGAAGAATTTTCAAAAAGAGAGGATAATAAAAATCTGATTAGGGAGGCAGAGAAAAAGGGTTATCTGTTTATAAGTAATGAGGACGAATTAATCAAGGCTCCTGAAGATGTCAAGCTTTTAGGTCTCTTTTCAAGCTCCCATTTCTTGATGGCTCTGGATAGGGAGAAGAGTGATCATACAGGGATCCCAAACCTCGCTTTGATGACAGAAAAGGCTATAAAAGTTCTGGATAAAAATAAAAAGGGTTTTTTTCTCATGATAGAAGGGGGCAGGATAGACCATGCGGGTCATAGCAATGATGCTGCCTCAGTGGTCGCAGAGATACTCGATTTTGATGAGGCAGTGGGGGTGGCATTTCAGTTCTGCAAAGAAAAGAAAGATAGCCTCTTACTGGTTACTTCAGACCATGCTACAGGAGGAATGGGGCTCTCCTATATCATCAGGAATAAAGGGGGTTATGATTTTGGAAGCCTTGAGAATTTAAAGGCGATCTCAAGACAGGATGCTTCTTTTGAAAAGATATGGGAAGAATTTGGACAAAAGCCCACAACGGATGATATCAAGAGAGTCATATATAAACATACGAAGATTAAGATTTCAGAAAGTGAAGCTGAATTCATCAAGAATCCAAGACCTCTTAGCCCTTTTCATGTTACCGCCTATAAAAACAAGAAAAAGGTCTATACGGCTCATGCCATAGGAAGGGTCCTATCAAAAAGATATCAGGCCTCCTGGTCAACAGGGGGTCACACAAATATTCCTGTTATGCTTATAGGGTATGGTATCAATTCTAGAAAGGTAGCTGGTCTGAACGAGAATAGATATATATTTGATATTATGAAGGAGGCCTTTGGTTTATCGGTTATTCATCCTTGA